A genomic window from Sparus aurata chromosome 14, fSpaAur1.1, whole genome shotgun sequence includes:
- the tmem243b gene encoding transmembrane protein 243b, translated as MDDFTTRTYGTSGLDNRPLFGETSARDRIINLAVGGFTSLVVLVTVISSFVFPSLPPRPLNVFFAVCILLTCGSALVLIFWYRQGDLEPKFRNLIYYMLVSIVLLCLCANLYFHEVK; from the exons ATGGATGACTTCACCACCAGGACGTACGGCACCAGCGGCCTGGACAACAGACCTCTGTTCGGGGAGACCTCGGCACGG GATCGAATCATCAACCTGGCAGTGGGGGGATTCACGTCTTTGGTTGTTTTA GTGACTGTTATCAGCTCCTTTGTGTTCCCCTCGTTGCCTCCTCGACCGCTCAATGTCTTCTTCGCCGTGTGCATCCTGCTCACCTGTGGATCCGCTTTAGTGCTG ATATTCTGGTACCGGCAGGGCGACCTGGAGCCTAAATTCAGGAATCTGATCTACTACATGCTGGTGTCCATCGTGCTGCTGTGTCTATGTGCCAACCTCTACTTCCACGAGGTCAAGTGA
- the cd9b gene encoding CD9 molecule b isoform X1, which translates to MTALSSWELCVKYALFIFNFVFWLAGTAVLAVGLWLRFDNRTAGLFEGEEAPTVFFTGVYILIAAGALMMIVGFLGCCGAIKESPCMLGLFFLFLLLIFAVEVAAGIWGLSNKDRVVEDVTEFYKQTYNNYKDTRQEALKETLRLIHFGLDCCGPTGTVIDAAKDICPKKEGLEVLITTSCPAAIDEMFNTKLHIIGGVGIGIGVIMIFGMIFSMMLCCAIKRSRDFV; encoded by the exons ATGACGGCTTTAAGCAGCTGGGAGCTGTGCGTCAAGTACGCCCTCTTCATCTTTAATTTCGTCTTTTGG CTGGCTGGTACCGCAGTGCTAGCTGTGGGTCTCTGGCTGCGTTTTGACAACAGGACGGCAGGACTGTTTGAAGGAGAGGAGGCGCCTACCGTCTTCTTCACTG GTGTGTACATCCTGATCGCGGCGGGGGCTCTGATGATGATCGTGGGCTTCCTCGGTTGCTGCGGAGCCATCAAAGAGTCGCCGTGCATGCTGGGACTG ttcttcctcttcctgctcctcatctTCGCTGTGGAAGTGGCCGCTGGGATCTGGGGTCTCTCCAACAAGGACCGg GTGGTGGAGGACGTGACGGAGTTCTACAAGCAGACTTACAACAACTATAAAGACACCAGACAGGAAGCACTGAAGGAGACCCTGCGTCTCATCCACTTTGGG CTGGACTGCTGCGGCCCCACGGGAACCGTGATCGATGCCGCCAAAGACATCTGCCCCAAGAAGGAGGGACTGGAGGTCCTCATCACCACG AGCTGTCCGGCTGCAATCGACGAGATGTTCAACACCAAACTGCACATCATCGGCGGGGTCGGCATCGGTATCGGCGTCATCATG atCTTCGGGATGATCTTCAGCATGATGCTCTGCTGCGCCATCAAGAGGTCCAGGGACTTTGTCTGA
- the cd9b gene encoding CD9 molecule b isoform X2 has protein sequence MGGLQCIKYLVFVFNFLFWLAGTAVLAVGLWLRFDNRTAGLFEGEEAPTVFFTGVYILIAAGALMMIVGFLGCCGAIKESPCMLGLFFLFLLLIFAVEVAAGIWGLSNKDRVVEDVTEFYKQTYNNYKDTRQEALKETLRLIHFGLDCCGPTGTVIDAAKDICPKKEGLEVLITTSCPAAIDEMFNTKLHIIGGVGIGIGVIMIFGMIFSMMLCCAIKRSRDFV, from the exons ATGGGCGGACTGCAGTGCATCAAATACctggtgtttgtgttcaacTTTCTCTTCTGG CTGGCTGGTACCGCAGTGCTAGCTGTGGGTCTCTGGCTGCGTTTTGACAACAGGACGGCAGGACTGTTTGAAGGAGAGGAGGCGCCTACCGTCTTCTTCACTG GTGTGTACATCCTGATCGCGGCGGGGGCTCTGATGATGATCGTGGGCTTCCTCGGTTGCTGCGGAGCCATCAAAGAGTCGCCGTGCATGCTGGGACTG ttcttcctcttcctgctcctcatctTCGCTGTGGAAGTGGCCGCTGGGATCTGGGGTCTCTCCAACAAGGACCGg GTGGTGGAGGACGTGACGGAGTTCTACAAGCAGACTTACAACAACTATAAAGACACCAGACAGGAAGCACTGAAGGAGACCCTGCGTCTCATCCACTTTGGG CTGGACTGCTGCGGCCCCACGGGAACCGTGATCGATGCCGCCAAAGACATCTGCCCCAAGAAGGAGGGACTGGAGGTCCTCATCACCACG AGCTGTCCGGCTGCAATCGACGAGATGTTCAACACCAAACTGCACATCATCGGCGGGGTCGGCATCGGTATCGGCGTCATCATG atCTTCGGGATGATCTTCAGCATGATGCTCTGCTGCGCCATCAAGAGGTCCAGGGACTTTGTCTGA